Proteins encoded together in one Balaenoptera ricei isolate mBalRic1 chromosome 2, mBalRic1.hap2, whole genome shotgun sequence window:
- the VPS33B gene encoding vacuolar protein sorting-associated protein 33B translates to MAFPHRPDAPELPDFSMLKRLARDQLIYLLEQLPGKKDLFIEADLMSPLDRIANVSILKQHEVDKLYKVENKPAFSSSEQLCFLVRPRIKNMRYIANLVNADKMAGRTRKYKVIFSPQKFYACEMVLEEEGIYGDVSCDEWAFSLLPLDVDLLSMELPEFFRDYFLEGDQCWINTVAQALHLLSTLYGPFPNCYGIGRCAKMSHELWRKLEEEEDGETKGRRPEIGHVFLLDRDVDFVTALCSQVVYEGLVDDTFRVKCGSVDFGPEVTSSDKSLKVLLNAEDKVFNEIRNEHFSNVFGFLSQKARNLQAQYDRRRGMDIKQMKNFVSQELKGLKQEHRLLSLHIGACESIMKKKTKQDFQELIKTEHALLEGFSIRESTNYIEEHIDRQVSPIESLRLMCLLSITENGLIPKDYRSLKTQYLQSYGPEHLLTFSNLRRAGLLTEQAPGDTLTAVESKVSKLVTDKAAGKITDAFSSLAKRSNFRAISKKLNLIPRVDGEYDLKVPRDMAYVFSGAYVPLSCRIIEQVLERQSWQGLDEVVRLLNCSELAFTDMTKEDKASSESLRLILVVFLGGCTFSEISALRFLGREKGYRFIFLTTAVTNSARLMEAMSEVKA, encoded by the exons ATGGCTTTTCCCCATCGGCCGGATGCCCCAGAGCTGCCTGACTTCTCCATGCTCAAGAGGCTGGCCCGAGACCAGCTCATCTATCTGCTGGAGCAG CTTCCAGGAAAAAAGGACTTGTTCATTGAGGCAGATCTCATGAGCCCGTTGGATCGAATCGCCAATGTCTCCATCCTAAAG CAACATGAAGTAGACAAGCTGTACAAAGTGGAGAACAAGCCAGCCTTCAGCTCCAGTGAACA ATTGTGCTTCTTGGTCAGACCTCGCATCAAGAATATGCGGTACATTGCCA ATCTTGTCAATGCTGACAAAATGGCTGGCCGAACTCGGAAATACAAAGTGATCTTCAGTCCTCAGAAG ttttatgCGTGCGAGATGGTGCTTGAGGAAGAGGGCATCTATGGAG ATGTGAGCTGTGACGAATGGGCCTTCTCTTTGTTGCCTCTTGATGTGGATCTGTTGAGCATGGAACTACCAGAATTTTTCAGAGACTACTTCCTG GAAGGAGATCAGTGTTGGATCAACACTGTGGCACAGGCCTTGCACCTCCTCAGCACGCTCTATGGACCCTTCCCTAACTGCTATGGAATTGGCAGATGTGCTAAG ATGTCACATGAATTGTGGAGGAaactggaagaggaggaggatggtgAAACCAAGGGCCGAAGGCCAGAAATTGGACATGTCTTTCTCCTGGACAGAG ACGTGGACTTTGTGACGGCACTTTGCTCCCAGGTGGTTTACGAGGGCCTGGTGGATGACACCTTCCGCGTCAAGTGTG GGAGTGTCGACTTTGGCCCAGAAGTCACATCCTCTGACAAGAGCCTGAAGGTGCTGCTCAACGCCGAGGACAAG GTGTTTAATGAGATTCGTAACGAGCACTTCTCCAATGTCTTTGGCTTCTTGAGCCAGAAGGCCCGGAACCTGCAGGCCCAGTATGAT CGCCGGAGAGGCATGGACATCAAGCAGATGAAGAACTTCGTGTCCCAGGAGCTCAAGGGACTGAAGCAGGAGCACCGCCTGCTGAGTCTCC ATATCGGGGCCTGTGAATCCATCATGAAGAAGAAAACCAAGCAGGACTTCCAGGAGCTCATCAAGACTGAGCATG CGCTGCTGGAGGGCTTCAGCATCCGTGAGAGCACCAACTACATTGAAGAGCACATAGACCGGCAG GTGTCACCCATAGAAAGCCTTCGCCTCATGTGCCTTTTGTCCATCACTGAGAATG GTTTGATCCCCAAGGATTACCGATCCCTGAAAACCCAGTATCTGCAG AGCTATGGCCCCGAGCACCTGCTAACCTTCTCCAATCTGCGGCGAGCTGGGCTCCTAACGGAGCAGGCCCCGGGGGACACCCTCACAGCCGTGGAGAGTAAAGTGAGCAAGCTGGTGACGGACAAGGCTGCAG GAAAGATTACTGATGCCTTCAGTTCTCTGGCCAAGAGGAGCAATTTCCGCGCTATCAGCAAGAAGCTGAATCTG ATCCCACGTGTGGATGGCGAGTATGATCTGAAGGTGCCACGTGACATGGCATATGTGTTCAGTGGTGCTTACGTGCCCCTCAGCTGCCGAATCATTGAGCAG GTGCTGGAGCGGCAAAGCTGGCAGGGCCTGGACGAAGTGGTGCGGCTTCTCAACTGCAGTGAGCTGGCATTCACAG ACATGACCAAGGAAGACAAGGCTTCCAGCGAGTCCCTGCGCCTCATCTTGGTGGTGTTCTTGGGTGGTTGCACATTCTCTGAGATCTCAGCCCTCCGGTTCCTGGGCAGAGAGAAAG GGTACAGGTTCATTTTTCTGACGACAGCAGTCACCAACAGCGCTCGCCTTATGGAGGCCATGAGTGAGGTGAAAGCCTGA